Genomic DNA from bacterium:
GCGATCAATCACGTCGAGGCGCACCTGTTCGCCGCGCGCCTCGGGGAGACGCCACCCGATCCGCCGTTTGTCGGACTTGTCGTTTCCGGCGGCCACACAAATCTCTATCTCGCCGGCGAGGATGGCGCGACGCGGCTTGTCGGCAAGACGGTCGACGACGCCGCGGGCGAGTGCCTGGACAAGATCGCACGGCATTTGGGGCTTGGATTCCCGGGCGGCGCCGCACTCGACGCACTTGCGCGCGACGGCGATCCGAAGGCCGTCGCCCTGCCCCGACCGAAGCTGAGCGCCGGCGATCTGCTGTTCAGCTTTTCCGGCTTGAAGACGGCGGCGCGCCGCCACATCGACCTTCTCGGCGACGCGCCATCGGACAAGGATCGCGCGGATCTCGCGGCGTCGGTCATCGAAGCGGTGTGCGATGTGCTTGTCGCCAAGACCGTCGCGGCGGCGCGCGCGCACGGCGCGAAACGCGTCGTCATCGCGGGCGGCGTCGCGGCGAATTCGCGCTTGCGCGAGGCGGCACGCGCGGCGGCCCGGGCGGAAGGCTTTGAGCTGTTTGTCCCGCCGCTTGCGTTTTGTACCGACAATGCGGCGATGATCGCGGCGGCGGCGTTCGCGCGCATGGCGCGCGGCGAGATTTCGCCGTGGTCGGTCAACGCGTTCGCGACGCTCGGGACGGGCATGTGACCGGGTTTCGCCGCGCGGCGCGCCGATTGTTCGAACGTCTCGTCGGGCTGGAGGAGACGCCGGCCGAACTTGCGACGGCGTGCGCGGTCGGCGTGTTCGTCGGCATGTTTCCACTTGTCGGCGTGCACACGATCATCTGCTTCGCCGTCGTTTTTTTCTCGCGGCTGAATCTGCCTGCGATGTTTATCGGAACGTGGATTCACAACCCGTTCAACACGCCGCTCATCCTGATCGCGGAATACGAGGTCGGGCGCGTTCTTCTGCGCTGGGAGCGCGTCGATTTCGGCGAATTCCAATTCAACTTTCGCGCGATCGGGCAGCTCGGCCGCGAGATTCTGGCGCCGCTTCTGGCCGGGTGGATCGTGCTCGGCATCGCCCTTGCGCTTCTGACGCAGCCGCTGTTGCGCCGCGTGATCGAACGCGCGCGGCGAAAATCCGCGCCGGCGGTTCCGTGACCGGCGAAACGCGCCCCGATGCCGCTCGCACGCGCCCTTGGGAGATCCTGCGCGAAAAGGGCGTGCGTCTGAAGGATTCGCTCGGGCAGAATCTTCTGATCGATCCGAACCTCGCGCGGAAGATCGTCGACGCCGCGGATCTTGTGGACGGCGATCACGTTCTCGAGATCGGCCCGGGACTCGGCGCGCTGACGGCGCTTGCCGCGAACACCGGCGCGAACGTGTGGGCCGTCGATATCGACGCGCGCCTTGTCGAGATTCTCCACGAGCGCTTCGCCGGCGAGCCGCGCGTGCGTATCGA
This window encodes:
- a CDS encoding DUF2062 domain-containing protein yields the protein MTGFRRAARRLFERLVGLEETPAELATACAVGVFVGMFPLVGVHTIICFAVVFFSRLNLPAMFIGTWIHNPFNTPLILIAEYEVGRVLLRWERVDFGEFQFNFRAIGQLGREILAPLLAGWIVLGIALALLTQPLLRRVIERARRKSAPAVP
- the tsaD gene encoding tRNA (adenosine(37)-N6)-threonylcarbamoyltransferase complex transferase subunit TsaD; amino-acid sequence: MNILGIESSCDDTSAAVVRDGREALSNVVARQDELHEAFGGVVPELASRRHLELIDVIVTRALGQAGMTLDDIDAVAVALGPGLVGSLLAGLNYAKGLAFARGLPFLAINHVEAHLFAARLGETPPDPPFVGLVVSGGHTNLYLAGEDGATRLVGKTVDDAAGECLDKIARHLGLGFPGGAALDALARDGDPKAVALPRPKLSAGDLLFSFSGLKTAARRHIDLLGDAPSDKDRADLAASVIEAVCDVLVAKTVAAARAHGAKRVVIAGGVAANSRLREAARAAARAEGFELFVPPLAFCTDNAAMIAAAAFARMARGEISPWSVNAFATLGTGM